One stretch of Pseudodesulfovibrio sp. S3 DNA includes these proteins:
- a CDS encoding cytochrome ubiquinol oxidase subunit I — translation MEYPIWQLTTLGGGFWIALIATVHVYVAHFAVGGGLFLVLTEQAAYRTNNIHLLEYARKHTRFFLLLTMAFGAVSGVAIWLTIALLAPQATVTLIHQFVFGWAAEWVCFLGEIVALIIYYYTWDTMNRRDHVIVGWLYFGFGWLSLFLINGIIGFMLTPGDWLTTKDFWDGFFNPSFWPSLVFRSFFSAACAGLFGFVTATRIKDADTRMLTVRACSAWTVLGVLAVIASGWWYVAAMPPGQYEMIAFKSNRVAGFMQYFWVFSLATVIGGLLLAIKAPRRISFPLALVVLLAGQGLFGSFEFIREAGRKPYLIWDTIYSSSILKAHVPVINQKGVIASAKWAPPELARGVTEENRVLAGEFLFQLECASCHSIHGPMNEITKRTAQYDTGGMDAFLTGMGKLNKYMPPFVGTDAERMILAQYIAVTLNGNAPVSQAEAPEMSDSAPAPFDTDTSKYTLVAWCAQGMSFFSQNDKWTLLPSNNTIRAQLVLRDPLPEKILEGVEIAYSIEPDQDDPSLTGTLALNEDGGRYEAKVSIPPYAGGEFNPLPIVTLTARDNDGNVLTTAKLVVSSSDQMGCRNCHSGEWNQSGSGVTSATVENILAAHDRMNSTRLAQSTDVVECITCHDDPIQGVEGNNDKPNLSAAIHGVHAIYMAGREAEGSCLKCHPESSLRGQHEAIGFTCTDCHGMIEDLAISLLKSEQEQGVPGAGRIMARLTPRTATNKESINPRQPWLNEPDCLTCHVDFGPPETDSAFNTWTEGADQLFAARRDDMDAMHCGACHGSPHAIYPATTRDNIMPLQYMDEAQTLGANGNCTVCHVDPMDTPVHHPGMGLE, via the coding sequence ATGGAATATCCCATCTGGCAACTCACCACCCTGGGCGGCGGCTTCTGGATCGCCCTCATTGCCACCGTGCATGTCTATGTGGCTCATTTCGCCGTGGGCGGCGGTCTGTTTCTGGTCCTGACCGAGCAGGCGGCCTACCGGACCAACAACATCCATCTGCTTGAATACGCCAGGAAACACACCCGGTTCTTCCTGCTCCTGACCATGGCCTTCGGCGCGGTGTCCGGCGTGGCCATTTGGCTGACCATAGCCCTGCTCGCGCCCCAGGCGACCGTGACCCTGATCCACCAGTTCGTGTTCGGCTGGGCCGCTGAGTGGGTCTGTTTCCTGGGCGAGATCGTGGCCTTGATCATCTATTACTATACCTGGGATACCATGAACCGGCGCGACCACGTCATCGTGGGCTGGCTCTATTTCGGATTCGGCTGGCTTTCCCTGTTTCTCATCAACGGCATCATCGGCTTCATGCTCACCCCCGGGGATTGGCTGACCACCAAGGACTTCTGGGACGGTTTTTTCAACCCGTCCTTCTGGCCGTCCCTGGTTTTCCGTTCCTTCTTTTCCGCTGCCTGTGCCGGACTGTTCGGGTTCGTCACGGCCACGCGCATCAAGGATGCGGATACCCGCATGTTGACCGTCCGGGCCTGTTCGGCCTGGACCGTGCTCGGTGTCCTGGCGGTGATCGCCTCGGGATGGTGGTACGTGGCTGCCATGCCTCCAGGCCAGTACGAGATGATCGCATTCAAGTCCAACCGTGTGGCCGGGTTCATGCAGTACTTCTGGGTCTTCAGCCTCGCCACCGTGATCGGCGGCCTGTTGCTGGCCATCAAGGCCCCGCGGCGCATCTCCTTTCCCCTGGCCCTGGTGGTCCTGCTGGCCGGACAGGGTCTTTTCGGCTCCTTCGAGTTCATACGCGAGGCCGGGCGCAAGCCGTACCTCATCTGGGATACGATCTATTCCTCCTCCATTCTCAAGGCGCATGTGCCGGTCATCAACCAGAAGGGCGTCATTGCCTCGGCCAAGTGGGCGCCGCCCGAACTGGCCCGGGGCGTCACCGAGGAAAACCGGGTCCTGGCCGGTGAGTTCCTGTTCCAGCTGGAGTGCGCCTCCTGCCATTCCATCCATGGTCCCATGAACGAAATCACCAAACGCACGGCCCAGTACGATACCGGCGGCATGGACGCCTTTTTGACCGGCATGGGCAAGCTCAACAAATACATGCCGCCCTTTGTCGGCACCGATGCGGAGCGCATGATCCTGGCCCAATATATTGCCGTTACCCTGAATGGAAATGCACCCGTCAGTCAGGCCGAGGCCCCGGAGATGTCCGATTCGGCACCTGCGCCCTTTGACACGGACACGTCCAAATACACCTTGGTGGCCTGGTGCGCCCAGGGCATGAGTTTCTTCTCGCAAAATGACAAATGGACGCTGCTGCCCTCGAACAACACCATCCGCGCCCAGCTCGTCCTGCGCGATCCCCTGCCCGAAAAAATCCTTGAAGGGGTGGAAATAGCCTACTCCATCGAGCCGGATCAGGACGATCCGAGTCTGACCGGCACCCTTGCCTTGAACGAGGATGGCGGACGGTATGAGGCGAAGGTGTCCATCCCCCCCTATGCCGGAGGCGAATTCAATCCGCTTCCCATCGTCACCCTCACGGCGCGGGACAACGACGGCAACGTGCTGACCACCGCCAAACTTGTCGTGTCCTCTTCAGACCAGATGGGTTGCCGCAATTGTCATAGCGGCGAATGGAACCAGTCCGGGTCCGGGGTCACTTCCGCCACCGTCGAGAATATCCTGGCCGCGCATGATCGCATGAATTCCACCCGGCTCGCCCAAAGCACGGATGTGGTGGAGTGCATCACCTGTCACGACGATCCTATCCAGGGTGTCGAAGGAAACAACGACAAGCCCAACCTGTCTGCCGCCATCCACGGCGTTCACGCCATCTACATGGCCGGGCGTGAGGCTGAAGGCTCCTGTCTCAAGTGTCACCCCGAGTCCAGTCTGCGCGGTCAACATGAAGCGATCGGTTTCACCTGTACCGACTGCCACGGCATGATCGAAGACCTGGCCATTTCCCTGCTCAAGTCCGAACAGGAACAGGGCGTGCCCGGTGCGGGCCGCATCATGGCCCGTTTGACCCCGCGTACGGCCACCAACAAGGAGTCCATCAACCCGCGGCAGCCCTGGCTCAATGAACCGGACTGCCTGACCTGCCATGTGGACTTCGGCCCTCCCGAGACGGATTCCGCCTTCAACACCTGGACCGAGGGAGCGGATCAGCTGTTCGCGGCTCGAAGGGACGACATGGACGCCATGCATTGCGGTGCCTGTCACGGTTCGCCGCACGCCATCTATCCGGCCACGACCCGCGACAACATCATGCCCCTGCAATACATGGATGAGGCGCAAACCCTGGGAGCCAACGGCAACTGCACCGTCTGCCACGTCGACCCCATGGACACCCCTGTGCACCATCCGGGCATGGGATTGGAATAG
- the rocD gene encoding ornithine--oxo-acid transaminase — translation MKSDQYILLEDEFGAHNYKPLDVVIERGSGIWVWDVNGKKYMDCLSAYSAVNQGHCNPKIMEAMVEQAKKLTLTSRAFRNDQLGPLYKELCDLTNSHKVLPMNSGAEAVETAIKAVRKWGYQVKNVPEDKAEIIVCRNNFHGRTITIISFSTDPVSTTGFGPFTPGFKVVDFGDAKALENAINENTVAFLVEPIQGEAGVIIPPRGYLKDVRRICDQAGIVLIFDEIQTGLGRTGKMLAEEHEGVEADLTLIGKALSGGFYPVSAVLSNTEVLGVLKPGEHGSTFGGNPLACAVARAALKVLKDDNLIDNARDMGAYFMDGLKRIDNPKIKEVRGRGLLIGLEFHKDAGGARQYCEKLKEAGLLCKETHETIIRFAPPLVITKEDIDWALERITPILSQ, via the coding sequence ATGAAATCGGATCAATATATCCTGCTTGAAGATGAATTCGGTGCGCACAACTACAAGCCTCTGGACGTGGTCATCGAGCGCGGCAGCGGCATCTGGGTCTGGGACGTAAACGGCAAGAAATACATGGACTGCCTGTCCGCCTATTCAGCCGTGAATCAGGGCCACTGCAATCCGAAGATCATGGAAGCCATGGTCGAACAGGCCAAGAAACTCACCCTGACATCCCGCGCGTTCCGCAACGACCAGCTCGGACCGCTCTACAAGGAGTTGTGCGACCTGACCAACTCCCACAAGGTGCTGCCCATGAACTCCGGGGCCGAGGCCGTGGAAACCGCCATAAAGGCCGTGCGCAAATGGGGATATCAGGTCAAGAACGTTCCCGAAGACAAGGCCGAAATCATCGTCTGTCGCAACAACTTCCACGGGCGGACCATCACCATCATTTCCTTTTCCACGGACCCTGTCTCCACCACCGGATTCGGTCCCTTTACCCCGGGCTTCAAGGTCGTGGACTTCGGCGACGCAAAAGCCCTGGAAAACGCCATCAACGAAAACACCGTGGCCTTCCTGGTGGAACCGATCCAGGGCGAGGCGGGCGTCATCATCCCGCCCCGGGGATACCTCAAGGATGTGCGCCGCATCTGCGACCAGGCGGGCATCGTGCTCATCTTCGACGAGATCCAAACCGGCCTGGGCCGGACCGGCAAGATGCTGGCCGAGGAGCACGAGGGCGTGGAAGCGGACCTGACCCTCATCGGCAAGGCCCTGTCCGGCGGCTTCTACCCGGTCTCCGCCGTACTCTCCAACACCGAGGTGCTCGGCGTGCTCAAACCCGGCGAACACGGCTCCACCTTCGGCGGCAACCCGCTCGCCTGCGCCGTGGCCCGCGCCGCCCTCAAGGTGCTCAAGGACGACAACCTCATCGACAACGCCAGAGACATGGGCGCCTACTTCATGGACGGCCTGAAAAGGATCGACAACCCCAAGATCAAGGAAGTGCGCGGGCGCGGTCTGCTCATCGGCCTCGAATTCCACAAGGACGCAGGCGGCGCGCGCCAGTATTGCGAAAAGCTCAAAGAAGCGGGCCTGCTCTGCAAGGAGACCCACGAAACCATCATCCGTTTCGCCCCGCCCCTGGTCATCACCAAAGAGGATATTGATTGGGCGCTGGAACGGATCACGCCCATCCTCAGCCAATAG